CCTGCCAGGATGTTAGCGCGCGTTCACTCAGTTGTCCGCTGTGCCGTCCGCAACAGCCCGCAGCGCCGCATCCCGCAGCGCCAAATCCCTCAGGGCCGCGTCCTTCTCCAGCACCAGGTCCGACAACGACGCCTGGAACGCCGCCATCCGCTTCTGCAAGTCGAGGTCCGACGCCGCCAGGATCCGGACCGCGAGCAGCCCCGCGTTGCGCGCGCCACCGACCGACACCGTGGCCACCGGCACACCGGCCGGCATCTGCACGATCGACAGCAGCGAGTCCATCCCGTCCAGGTACCGCAACGGCACCGGCACGCCGATCACCGGCAGCACCGTCGCCGACGCCACCATCCCCGGCAGGTGCGCCGCCCCACCGGCCCCCGCGATGATCACCTGCAAGCCGCGCGACGACGCCGAGGCGGCGTAATCCAGCATCCGCTGCGGCGTCCGGTGGGCCGAGTACACGCCGACCTCGTAGGTGACGTCGAACTCCGCCAGCGCCTCGGCCGCGGCCTTCATCACCGGCCAGTCCGAGTCGCTGCCCATGATCACGCCGACCTGCGTCACTGCTGCCCTCCGTGGATCTCGTAGCCGTCCAGCCACACACCGTCGGACAGCCAGTGCGCCGCGAGCCGAGCCCGCTTGCGCACCTCGTCCATCCGCTCACCGAGCAACGTCACGTGACCGATCTTGCGTCCCGGCCGCTCCGCCTTGCCGTACAGGTGCACGTGCGCGTCGGGGAACCGGGCGAACAGGTGGTGCAGCCGCTCGTCCGGCCCCATCTCGGGCGAGTCCGCCGCACCCAGGACGTTCGCCATCACGACGGCGGGCGCGGCGAGGTCGGTCGCACCGAGCGGGTAGTCCAGCACGGCCCTCAGGTGCTGCTCGAACTGCGAGGTCCGGGCGCCTTCGATGGTCCAGTGACCCGAGTTGTGGGGGCGCATCGCCAGCTCGTTGACGACCAGCCCGTGCGCGGTGTCGAACAGTTCGACCGCGAGCAGCCCGACCACGCCGAGCGCGCCGGCGATCTTCAACGCGAGCTCCTGCGCCTCCTCGACGGGCGCGTCCGGGGCCGGGGCCAGCACCTCGACGCAGATCCCCTCCGACTGCACGGTCTCCACCAACGGCCACGCCGCACCCTGGCCGAACGGCGAGCGCGCGACCAGCGCGGACAGCTCGCGGCGCATCGGCACGCACTGCTCGATCATCAACGGGGTGCCGGCGGCCAACAGCTCGGGCACCACCCGCTGCGCGCTCTGCGGCGTGTTGAGCATCCACACCCCACGCCCGTCGTAGCCGCCACGCACCGCCTTCAGCACGCACGGCCACCCGTGCAGCGCCCCGAACCGCAGCACGTCCGCCGCTTCCAGCACCGCGGAGAACGGCGGCACCGGCGCGCCCATCTCCGCCAGCCGCGTCCGCATGACCAGCTTGTCCTGCGCGTGCACCAGGGCCTCGGGCCCGGGGAACACCTTCACGCCGTCGGCGACCAGCGCGTGCAGGTGCTCCTGCGGCACGTGCTCGTGGTCGAACGTGATCACGTCGCACGACTTGGCGAACGCGCGCAACGCGTCGAGATCGGTGTGCTTGCCCAGTTCCACGTCACGCGCGACGAGCGCGGCGGGGTCGGAGTCCGACTCGGCGAGCACCCGCAGCGACTGGCCGAGCGGAATGGCGGCCTGGTGCGTCATGCGGGCGAGCTGGCCGCCGCCGATCATGCCGACGACGGGGAGACGAGTTCGGGAGTCCACGGTTTCGTGATTCTACCTGCACAAACACCGTGCTCCGGCGGAGGGGAAGTCCCGCGCACCCCCCGAGGTGCGCGGAACCCCCTCAGCAGGGCCGCCGCGGTGCGAAGGCGGCAGGCCCGGTCCTGGTCAGACCCGTTTGGCCCGACGCACCCACACGAAGGCCAGCGCGAACAGCCCGGCGGCGAGCACGGCGAAGACACCGGTCTCGAACCACTGGAACGGCACGAGCCGGTCGATGGGGTGGTAGTTCGTGAGGTACTGCACGTCGTTGTCGGCCAAGCACCTGCTGTAGTCCGACCCGTCGCGCAGGTTGTTGCACATTCCCGGGAAAGGGACCTCGTTGCCCGCCGAGTCGGAGTAGTGGCCGCCCACCCTCAACGTGGTGTTGTCCCAGTTCAGGACGTTGTCCGAATAGGCCGCGAACGACTCCACCTTGCGCAACGGCTCCTGGAAGTACGGCCGCCACACGTTGGACACGAAACTCCGGGTCACGTACAGCACGCCGAGGGTCAGCCCCATCGACAGCACCGTGCGCCGGGTGATCGCGCTGAACGCCAGGCCCAGGGCGAAACCGAACGCCGCGTAGGCCGCCTGCACCTGGGGAGCCGCCTCGAACAACTCATTGCCGAACGGCAGGAATGCCGGGCCGTCCATGACCGCGTTGATGCTGTTCATCAGCTTGATCAGGGCCAGTCCGAGACCCGCGGCGAACGCCACGGCGGTCACGCCGAGCAGCACCACCTTGCCGGTCAGCCAGCGCAGGGCGGTGATGTCCTGGCTCCACAGCACGAGGTGCGTGCGCTGCTCGTACTCGCGGGACAGCAGCGGCGCGGACCAGAACACCGCGATGATCGCGCCGAGCAACGTCGGGACGAGGTTCAGGTATTGGGCCGCAGCGAGGTAGTGGTACCCGCCTGGCAGTTCATGGGTGTCGCCGGTGGCGTCGGTGTGCCAGGCCACGCCCAATGCCAGCCCAGCGGTGGCCAGGACCACGGCGGCCGTGGCGAGGATCATCCAGCGGTGCTGCCGCCAGGTCAGCCACAGCAGGTCGCCCCAGCCGACGCGGGTACGCGTGGTCACCGGTGCGGCGGTCGTGGGGGCGGTCATGCGCCGGTCCCCTTCCTGGTGGCTTCGAGCTGCGCCAACACGTACTCCTCCAACGTCAGGGAACGCTGGGACCACTGGCCCCCGACCACATGCCGCGGCTGCCCCTCGGCCAGCTCGACCACGAACGACGACTGGGTGTCGTTGTGCCGCGCGTCCACGACGGTGCCCCGAACGGGCGGCACGTCCGAGCGCGGGCCGGTGTAGCCGACGTGCCGGGCGAGCAGGTCGTCCAGGTCACCGCCCGCCAGCAGCCGACCGTGCGCGAGGAGCAGCAGGTAGTCCGCCACACCGGCCAGTTCGGCCACGACGTGCGTGGACAGCAGCACGGTCATGCCGGTCTCGGCCACCTCGCTCAGCAGCTCGGCCGTCACCTCGCGGCGGGCCAGCGGGTCGAGGTTGGCCAGCGGCTCGTCCAGCATGAGCACGCTCGGCCGCGACCCGATGGCCAGCGCGAACGCCACCTGGGCCTGCATACCGCCGGACAGCTTGCCGCACGCCTTGTCCAGCGGGATCTCGAACCGCGCCAGCCAGCGACGGGCGCGCGTCTCGTCCCACACGACGTTCAGGTGAGCGCCCAGGCGCAACATGTCGGCCGCCGAGAAGTGCCGGTAGACCGGCTTCTCCTGGGACACGAACGCCACCCGGCCCGCCGCGCCCGCCGACCCCTCGTCGGCGTCGAGGAGGCCCGCGAGGACGGTCATCAACGTCGTCTTGCCGGCGCCGTTCGCGCCGACCAGTGCCGCCACCCTGCCCTCGGGCAGGTCGAACGTGCACTCCCGCAGCGCCCACTTGCTGCGGTACCGCTTGCCCAGCGCCTGCGCGCGCACCGCGATCGCGGTGTCGCCGACAGAGCCGACCGAGTCGACAACGGTCGTCATCCGACCGTCACCCCTTCCCCCTCCGTGAGGA
This is a stretch of genomic DNA from Saccharothrix ecbatanensis. It encodes these proteins:
- the purE gene encoding 5-(carboxyamino)imidazole ribonucleotide mutase, producing the protein MTQVGVIMGSDSDWPVMKAAAEALAEFDVTYEVGVYSAHRTPQRMLDYAASASSRGLQVIIAGAGGAAHLPGMVASATVLPVIGVPVPLRYLDGMDSLLSIVQMPAGVPVATVSVGGARNAGLLAVRILAASDLDLQKRMAAFQASLSDLVLEKDAALRDLALRDAALRAVADGTADN
- a CDS encoding 5-(carboxyamino)imidazole ribonucleotide synthase; this translates as MDSRTRLPVVGMIGGGQLARMTHQAAIPLGQSLRVLAESDSDPAALVARDVELGKHTDLDALRAFAKSCDVITFDHEHVPQEHLHALVADGVKVFPGPEALVHAQDKLVMRTRLAEMGAPVPPFSAVLEAADVLRFGALHGWPCVLKAVRGGYDGRGVWMLNTPQSAQRVVPELLAAGTPLMIEQCVPMRRELSALVARSPFGQGAAWPLVETVQSEGICVEVLAPAPDAPVEEAQELALKIAGALGVVGLLAVELFDTAHGLVVNELAMRPHNSGHWTIEGARTSQFEQHLRAVLDYPLGATDLAAPAVVMANVLGAADSPEMGPDERLHHLFARFPDAHVHLYGKAERPGRKIGHVTLLGERMDEVRKRARLAAHWLSDGVWLDGYEIHGGQQ
- a CDS encoding ABC transporter permease; translation: MTAPTTAAPVTTRTRVGWGDLLWLTWRQHRWMILATAAVVLATAGLALGVAWHTDATGDTHELPGGYHYLAAAQYLNLVPTLLGAIIAVFWSAPLLSREYEQRTHLVLWSQDITALRWLTGKVVLLGVTAVAFAAGLGLALIKLMNSINAVMDGPAFLPFGNELFEAAPQVQAAYAAFGFALGLAFSAITRRTVLSMGLTLGVLYVTRSFVSNVWRPYFQEPLRKVESFAAYSDNVLNWDNTTLRVGGHYSDSAGNEVPFPGMCNNLRDGSDYSRCLADNDVQYLTNYHPIDRLVPFQWFETGVFAVLAAGLFALAFVWVRRAKRV
- a CDS encoding ATP-binding cassette domain-containing protein; this translates as MTTVVDSVGSVGDTAIAVRAQALGKRYRSKWALRECTFDLPEGRVAALVGANGAGKTTLMTVLAGLLDADEGSAGAAGRVAFVSQEKPVYRHFSAADMLRLGAHLNVVWDETRARRWLARFEIPLDKACGKLSGGMQAQVAFALAIGSRPSVLMLDEPLANLDPLARREVTAELLSEVAETGMTVLLSTHVVAELAGVADYLLLLAHGRLLAGGDLDDLLARHVGYTGPRSDVPPVRGTVVDARHNDTQSSFVVELAEGQPRHVVGGQWSQRSLTLEEYVLAQLEATRKGTGA